The proteins below come from a single Rhizobium tropici CIAT 899 genomic window:
- a CDS encoding OpgC family protein, with product MNSRADMSPVAAQRVSLPKPASQRDTRLDVLRALALIMIFINHVPGQIFEDFTSKNFGFSDGAEAFVLISGMSVGLAYGTRFLPGSRLKMAWKAIKRAFTLYTAHMITTFVTLVLFISGAWIFHQKGLLCEVNILALLMDPARGIPALLTLGHQIGYNNILPMYGALFLMLPLIMLLEARSPLLLLAISVGVWLVSGIYYIAPHTTLLDGFWFLNPLSWQLLFVIGFVASMHVKRGGQIPAHPVLIALASAYVLVSFIWVTDKLWILGDYLAMLGLPTVVTGFDKTFLSLPRLLHVLALAYLIVSIPAISAFLRRSASHPLTILGRHSLNIFVAGTILAMAGQVLLYVTNKSPVVGAIYVVFGITAQFLYAYHLEHKRLQLTGQRTAKTPARPIAMPAHFGKRH from the coding sequence ATGAATTCGAGGGCGGATATGAGCCCGGTCGCGGCACAACGAGTGAGTTTGCCGAAGCCGGCCTCCCAGAGGGACACCCGACTGGATGTTCTCAGAGCTTTAGCTCTGATCATGATCTTCATAAACCATGTGCCGGGGCAGATTTTCGAGGATTTCACTTCGAAGAATTTCGGCTTCTCCGATGGCGCCGAAGCCTTTGTGCTGATTTCCGGCATGTCGGTCGGCCTTGCCTATGGAACGAGATTTCTTCCGGGCAGTCGGCTGAAGATGGCATGGAAGGCGATCAAGCGCGCCTTCACCCTCTATACGGCGCATATGATCACGACCTTCGTGACCCTGGTACTCTTCATCTCCGGCGCATGGATTTTCCACCAGAAGGGCCTGCTTTGCGAAGTGAATATCCTGGCTCTGCTGATGGATCCGGCGCGCGGCATTCCCGCGCTACTGACGCTCGGACATCAGATCGGCTACAACAATATTCTGCCGATGTACGGCGCCCTGTTCCTCATGCTGCCGCTGATCATGCTGCTGGAGGCGAGGAGCCCCCTGCTTCTGCTCGCAATTTCGGTCGGCGTCTGGCTGGTATCCGGCATCTATTACATCGCGCCGCACACGACGCTGCTTGATGGTTTCTGGTTCCTCAATCCGCTATCCTGGCAGTTGCTTTTCGTCATCGGCTTCGTTGCCAGCATGCATGTCAAGCGCGGCGGGCAAATCCCCGCTCATCCGGTTCTGATCGCGCTGGCTAGCGCCTATGTGCTCGTGTCCTTCATCTGGGTGACCGACAAGCTATGGATACTCGGCGACTACCTCGCCATGCTCGGCCTCCCGACCGTCGTCACCGGCTTCGACAAGACCTTCCTGTCGTTGCCGCGGCTGCTGCATGTTCTGGCGCTCGCCTATCTGATCGTCAGCATCCCCGCCATTTCGGCGTTCCTGCGCCGCTCGGCAAGCCACCCATTGACGATCCTCGGGCGGCATTCGCTGAACATCTTCGTTGCCGGCACCATCCTCGCCATGGCCGGCCAGGTCCTTCTCTACGTGACCAACAAGAGCCCCGTCGTCGGTGCCATCTATGTCGTCTTCGGCATTACCGCACAATTCCTCTATGCCTATCATCTTGAGCATAAGAGGCTTCAGCTTACTGGCCAGCGCACGGCGAAGACGCCTGCGAGGCCGATCGCCATGCCTGCTCATTTCGGAAAGCGTCACTGA
- a CDS encoding ISAs1 family transposase — MSCLEGYFGAVPDPRAANACHRLGDLIVMMIAASLCGANSATEFALFAQERRQVLSRLIDYDVAPSHDTFSRLLRLLDPDAFGRAFAAFAAGFSQARQGVQEVVALDGKALRRAYETGLANAPPLTVSAFASGTRLCLAAATPKADDNEITTALKVIELIDLTDRLITADALHCHTRMATAITSRGGNYLLALKGNRHAWHRRAKQLLAATAPVSAECKETSHGRHEWRQAEVMAADEALMDGHKAFIRITSKRDDAKPKTRLFMASTMLSPHQALELTRAHWQIENGLHWMLDVHLGEDQNRARKDNAPANIALVNRIARNILQHADNDKVPISHRIRKCAWNDDYLIAAIAHMR, encoded by the coding sequence ATGTCGTGCCTTGAAGGATATTTCGGTGCGGTGCCAGATCCCCGTGCGGCCAATGCCTGCCATCGGCTCGGCGATCTGATCGTGATGATGATCGCCGCGAGCCTGTGTGGTGCCAATTCGGCAACCGAGTTCGCGCTTTTCGCGCAGGAGCGCAGGCAGGTGCTGTCCCGGCTGATCGACTACGATGTGGCACCCAGCCACGATACCTTCTCGCGGCTGTTGCGGCTCCTCGATCCCGACGCCTTCGGGCGCGCCTTTGCCGCCTTTGCCGCAGGCTTCTCGCAAGCCCGCCAGGGCGTCCAGGAGGTGGTGGCGCTTGACGGCAAAGCTTTGCGGCGCGCCTATGAGACCGGGCTTGCCAATGCTCCGCCGCTGACGGTGTCGGCGTTTGCCTCCGGCACTCGGCTCTGTCTGGCCGCCGCCACACCCAAGGCCGATGACAACGAGATCACGACCGCTCTCAAAGTGATCGAACTGATTGATCTGACTGATAGATTGATCACAGCCGATGCACTTCACTGCCACACCCGCATGGCAACAGCAATTACCAGTCGGGGCGGCAACTATCTTCTTGCCCTCAAGGGAAATCGCCATGCCTGGCATCGGCGCGCCAAGCAATTGTTGGCCGCCACGGCACCTGTCAGCGCCGAATGCAAAGAGACCAGCCATGGCCGCCATGAATGGCGCCAGGCCGAAGTTATGGCCGCGGACGAAGCCCTGATGGATGGCCACAAAGCCTTCATCCGTATCACCAGCAAGCGCGATGACGCCAAGCCCAAAACACGCCTGTTCATGGCCTCCACAATGCTGTCGCCTCATCAGGCCCTCGAGCTCACCAGGGCTCACTGGCAGATCGAAAATGGCCTGCATTGGATGCTCGACGTACATTTGGGCGAGGATCAGAACCGAGCCCGAAAAGACAACGCTCCCGCCAACATCGCGCTGGTCAATCGCATCGCCAGGAACATCCTCCAACACGCGGATAACGACAAAGTTCCCATCAGCCACCGCATCCGCAAATGTGCATGGAATGACGACTACCTCATCGCCGCCATCGCCCATATGCGATAG
- a CDS encoding glucan ABC transporter ATP-binding protein/ permease: MSLFKVYARALKYLGAYRYRVWMVVIANIALAMTTIYEPVLFGRIFDAIAKKEAVTPTMMLWAGFAVFSAVAFIVVSREADRLAHGRRASLLTEAFGRIISMPLSWHSQRGTASALNTLLRACEALFGLWLEFMRNHLTTAVALVIMIPTAMAMDLRLSAVLVLLGVFYWIIGRVVMSRTKDGQTSVESHYNTVFSHVSDSISNVSVLHSYNRIEAETKALKSFTERLLEAQYPVLDWWALAGALNRTASTVAMMAILMIGTVLVQDGSLSLGALITFIAFANVLIGRLEQLRNFANQIFEARAKLEDFYTLEDSVRDREEPAGLAEIKDVKGEVEFRDVSFGFANSSQGLHDISFKVKAGQTVAIVGPTGAGKTTLVNLLQRVFDPQSGQILVDGHDITKVTRKSLRRFIATVFQDAGLLNRSISDNIRLGREGATQEEMIRAAQAAAANDFIETRESGYDTRVGERGNKLSGGERQRIAIARAILKDAPILVLDEATSALDVETENRVKTAIDNLRQNRTTFIIAHRLSTVREADMVLFLDNGRIIENGSFNELSQSNGRFAALLRASGILTDEEVRKAHTTETEAA; encoded by the coding sequence GTGTCACTGTTCAAAGTCTATGCAAGAGCCCTGAAGTATCTTGGCGCGTATCGATACCGCGTATGGATGGTCGTGATCGCAAACATCGCGCTTGCGATGACCACCATCTACGAACCGGTTCTGTTCGGCCGCATCTTCGACGCCATTGCCAAGAAGGAAGCCGTCACGCCGACCATGATGCTGTGGGCGGGCTTCGCGGTCTTCAGTGCTGTCGCCTTCATCGTGGTGTCCCGTGAGGCCGATCGCCTTGCCCATGGCCGCCGCGCCTCCCTGCTCACCGAAGCATTCGGCCGCATCATCTCGATGCCGCTCTCCTGGCACAGCCAGCGCGGCACGGCGAGCGCGCTGAACACGCTGCTGCGCGCCTGCGAAGCGCTGTTCGGCCTGTGGCTCGAATTCATGCGCAACCACCTCACGACCGCCGTCGCGCTCGTCATCATGATCCCGACGGCCATGGCCATGGACCTGCGCCTGTCCGCAGTCCTTGTCCTGCTCGGCGTCTTCTACTGGATCATCGGTCGTGTGGTCATGAGCCGCACGAAGGATGGCCAGACTTCGGTCGAAAGCCACTACAACACTGTCTTCTCGCATGTGAGCGACTCGATCAGCAACGTGTCGGTGCTGCACAGCTACAACCGCATCGAAGCTGAAACCAAGGCGCTGAAGTCCTTCACCGAACGCCTGTTGGAGGCCCAGTATCCGGTGCTCGACTGGTGGGCGCTTGCCGGCGCATTGAACCGCACGGCTTCGACCGTCGCCATGATGGCGATCCTGATGATCGGCACCGTTCTCGTCCAGGATGGCAGCCTGAGCCTCGGCGCGCTCATTACCTTCATCGCCTTCGCCAACGTGCTGATCGGCCGCCTGGAGCAGCTGCGCAACTTCGCCAACCAGATTTTCGAGGCCCGCGCCAAGCTCGAAGACTTCTACACGCTGGAAGATTCGGTTCGCGACCGCGAAGAGCCGGCCGGCCTTGCCGAAATCAAGGACGTCAAGGGCGAAGTGGAATTCCGCGATGTCTCCTTCGGCTTCGCCAATTCGTCGCAGGGCCTGCACGACATCTCCTTCAAGGTGAAGGCTGGCCAGACAGTCGCCATCGTCGGTCCGACCGGCGCCGGTAAGACGACGCTCGTCAACCTGCTGCAGCGTGTCTTCGATCCGCAGAGCGGCCAGATCCTGGTCGACGGTCACGACATCACCAAGGTGACCCGCAAGTCGCTGCGCCGCTTCATCGCCACCGTCTTCCAGGATGCCGGCCTGCTGAACCGTTCGATCAGCGACAACATCCGCCTCGGCCGCGAAGGCGCGACGCAGGAGGAAATGATCCGTGCCGCCCAGGCCGCCGCCGCCAACGACTTCATCGAAACCCGCGAAAGCGGCTACGATACCCGCGTCGGCGAGCGTGGCAACAAGCTCTCGGGTGGTGAACGCCAGCGTATCGCCATCGCCCGCGCCATCCTCAAGGATGCGCCGATCCTCGTGCTTGATGAAGCGACAAGTGCGCTCGACGTTGAAACCGAAAATCGGGTCAAGACGGCGATCGACAACCTGCGCCAGAACCGCACGACCTTCATCATTGCGCACCGTCTATCGACGGTCCGCGAGGCCGACATGGTCCTCTTCCTGGACAACGGCCGTATCATCGAGAACGGCAGCTTCAACGAGCTCAGTCAGAGCAACGGCCGCTTCGCCGCCCTCCTGCGCGCCAGCGGCATTCTGACGGACGAGGAAGTCCGCAAGGCACACACAACGGAAACCGAAGCCGCCTGA